The genomic DNA CGGTGCTGGTCAGCGCCTGCCTCCCGCTGGGCACCTATGGCGATACGTGGCCGGCCGGTGTGCCCGTCCAGATCCACGGTATGGACGCGGACCCGTACTTCGCGGAGGAAGGGGACCTGGACGCCGCGGAAAACCTGGCCGCATCCAGCCCGGACGCAGACCTGATCCTCTATATGGGCGCCTCGCACCTGTTCGCGGACATCAGCCAGCCGGACTTTGACATGGATGCCTCCTTCGCCTTCACCCGGATGGTGCTGCAGCTGCTGGACCGGGTGGACGCAAAACCCGCTGACGCGGAACCCCGGGACGCTTAACCCCGGAACGCTTAACCACAGAAGCTGCGGCACCCGCACGGGGCGCCGCAGCTTCTGTGTGTTCAGGGGAGGGGATCCCTACGCGTTCCAGAGTCCGTAGGAGTCCGCCAGCGAGGAGATCTTCTGCGCACGGGCAAGGCGCGGCAGGTAGGAACCGTCGCCCACCACGGCGCCGGCAGCGTGGGCCTCCAGCAGTTCGTGCGCCCAGGTGATTTCGGATTCGCTCGGTGAAAGTCCGCGGTTGATGTAGTCCGTGGCCTCGGGCATCAGGCACAGCTTGCCGGTCATGCCCATGCTCTGGGTGACCTTGCAGGCCTCCAGCAGCGGCTCGCCCACGGCACCCACGGTGGGGCCGTCGATGGGGCCGGGCAGCTGGCCCACACGTGAGGCAACCACCAGCTTGGAGCGGGCGTAGGCCAACGCCATCGGATCATCCGAAGCGCCGGTGTCGCGGCGGAAATCGCCGACGCCGAAGGCCAGCCGGAAGGTGCCGGGAGCACTGGCAATGGCGGTGGCGTTTTCAATGCCAAGTGCAGACTCCACCAGGGCGAGCACCGGGGTGCCGGCCTGCAGCCGCATGGCGGTGTGGGTGACCTGCTCAGGCTTTTCGGTCATCGCGAGCATCACACCGCGCAGGCCCGGGGCCTTGGACAGGGCGGCGAGGTCATCGGCCCAGTAATCGGTTTCGATGCCGTTGACACGCACCCAGGCGGTCATGCCGGTGGACAGTGCCTCCACCACCCGCTCGCGGGCTTCAGCCTTGCCATCCGCAGGCACCGCGTCTTCCATGTCGAAGACCACGGAATCGGCCTCGGACGCC from Arthrobacter zhangbolii includes the following:
- a CDS encoding dienelactone hydrolase family protein, coding for MANVLLFHHALGLTAGMDAFADVLREAGHTVTVPDLYDGHVFGDLEEGVAYAAEIGMDAIEELGVQIAGRFPPDMVYIGFSLGVMPAQRLAQTRPGARGAVLVSACLPLGTYGDTWPAGVPVQIHGMDADPYFAEEGDLDAAENLAASSPDADLILYMGASHLFADISQPDFDMDASFAFTRMVLQLLDRVDAKPADAEPRDA
- a CDS encoding HpcH/HpaI aldolase/citrate lyase family protein → MAPFRNSRAAALPAKLSRSWLLASAADEANFAPALASEADSVVFDMEDAVPADGKAEARERVVEALSTGMTAWVRVNGIETDYWADDLAALSKAPGLRGVMLAMTEKPEQVTHTAMRLQAGTPVLALVESALGIENATAIASAPGTFRLAFGVGDFRRDTGASDDPMALAYARSKLVVASRVGQLPGPIDGPTVGAVGEPLLEACKVTQSMGMTGKLCLMPEATDYINRGLSPSESEITWAHELLEAHAAGAVVGDGSYLPRLARAQKISSLADSYGLWNA